Proteins encoded together in one Bacteroides ovatus window:
- a CDS encoding sigma-70 family RNA polymerase sigma factor: MENIDMSSVQLITDSYQNYHRSVYLYILYKIGKDEDAKDLAQDVFLRLMDYKQMLRPETIKYFIFSICRNLVIDYLRRHYKMQEITSYFLDQLPTFINEVESQIIANDLSVCEQKRVLRLPAQRRKIYVMSRFKHISSADISACLGLSVRTVENHLFISRKEIREYIQQCI, from the coding sequence ATGGAAAATATAGATATGTCATCCGTACAGTTGATTACTGATTCTTATCAGAATTATCATCGTTCCGTTTACTTGTATATCTTATATAAGATAGGAAAAGATGAAGACGCGAAAGATCTGGCTCAAGATGTATTTTTACGTTTGATGGATTATAAGCAAATGTTGCGACCGGAAACAATAAAGTACTTTATTTTCTCTATTTGCCGGAATTTGGTTATTGATTATTTGCGTCGTCATTATAAAATGCAGGAAATTACATCCTATTTTTTAGATCAGCTTCCTACCTTTATTAATGAGGTAGAGAGCCAGATAATCGCTAATGATTTATCTGTGTGTGAGCAGAAGAGAGTTCTCCGGCTGCCTGCGCAACGAAGAAAGATTTATGTAATGAGTCGCTTCAAGCATATATCGTCAGCGGATATTTCCGCTTGTCTCGGATTATCTGTCCGTACTGTAGAAAATCATTTGTTTATCAGTCGGAAAGAAATCCGTGAATATATCCAACAGTGTATCTAA
- a CDS encoding SusC/RagA family TonB-linked outer membrane protein has protein sequence MKKSLFRFSSRRILFSTVIASALIAGGSQAVFADAGEVQVVLQTGTIKGKIVDSNGEPVIGANVMVKGTTNGCMTDIDGNFSLKDAKGTLVISYIGYKTEEVQVKGHETSLKIVLKEDSELLLEVVVVGYGSMKKESLTGSVTVVDQKLFKDKGTVSNPLSAMQGQVPGLRITRSSAAPGEEGWGVSIRGSVSKNKVEPLLIIDGVPASGVSEIAQLNADDIETINFLKDASAAIYGAKAAGGVILVTTKRPDAGRTKVEYSGSVTRKIVGLQPRMMSMDEWTDGVLQARLNDGYGEDDNWVRYARLAKAMKGSWINLHGGNNPDEDPIPGGFRGVADFVFHDMNWTDVLWGNATSTQHNLSISGGSEKSTYRLSLGYLNDQGTLQWGNNSNERYNVRLFNSFKINDRISLESNMSASRQHQVAPTQIGSILGSSIPQPGLPVSTIDGKPYAWGGIHTPNWSAELGGDNKLVVTTMNVNEILKVNILDGLDFQGTLGYSTNNAARDEQYLSIDWYQYDGTPIQNENSPYPAKEKSSYTKSSARTDNYTASAFLTYKKLFDEAHDISLMGGVQYDYAAYDYSGTKAMDVEAAIESLNGKGQIYIDKVDRWEEAILSYFGRLNYNYKSRYMVEVNARYDGSSKFLPKNRWNFFWGASAGWRITEEKFMENLRDYVNELKLRASYGEVGNQNGIGRYDGIQLYNYKSNSGALLGNSKGTYVESAGLVSTVRTWERIYNYNLGIDFGFFNNRFTGTFEIFKKKNDNMLVSRLHPGVLGGTAPSTNSGKFEANGYDVSLTWHDKIGSFNYHVGGTLTYMTNKLVDGGNIVVSAGYNEAVNGYPLNSVFGYRYVGKVQNQDQLDYYVDKYVGSNSIALPANLRLGDHMYEDVNKDGKLTQDDLVFLGSDDPKYSFSFNFGCEWKGFDFNTVFQGVGKRTIYREIDSWKVPFKAIWLNTTNQSVGNVWSPETPNNHFPTYSNSNDINNYNYIPSTWSADNGAYLRLKEIVLGYTLPKAWMNKSGFISNLRIYVSGADLWEKSYITDGWDPEATRKVENKQRYPFNRTVTFGVNATF, from the coding sequence ATGAAAAAAAGTCTCTTCAGATTTTCATCGAGAAGGATTCTATTCTCCACGGTGATAGCCTCTGCTCTTATAGCAGGTGGCTCGCAGGCTGTCTTTGCAGATGCCGGGGAAGTGCAAGTCGTATTGCAGACTGGTACAATTAAAGGTAAAATCGTGGATTCCAATGGCGAGCCCGTTATCGGTGCTAATGTTATGGTAAAAGGCACCACCAATGGCTGTATGACTGACATTGACGGAAACTTCTCATTGAAAGATGCCAAAGGAACTTTGGTTATCTCATATATCGGTTACAAAACGGAAGAAGTTCAAGTGAAAGGCCATGAAACCAGTTTGAAGATTGTATTGAAAGAAGACTCTGAACTACTCCTGGAAGTTGTAGTGGTGGGATACGGCAGTATGAAGAAAGAGTCGTTGACAGGCTCGGTAACAGTGGTCGACCAAAAACTTTTTAAAGACAAAGGTACGGTATCCAATCCGCTTTCGGCCATGCAAGGTCAGGTGCCGGGTTTACGCATCACCCGCTCGTCGGCTGCTCCCGGTGAAGAGGGATGGGGTGTCTCAATCCGTGGTTCTGTATCGAAGAACAAGGTAGAACCTCTCTTGATTATTGACGGTGTACCTGCCAGTGGTGTGAGTGAGATAGCTCAACTCAATGCCGATGACATCGAAACCATTAACTTCCTGAAAGATGCTTCGGCTGCCATTTATGGTGCAAAAGCGGCAGGTGGTGTGATTTTGGTAACTACCAAACGTCCCGATGCCGGCAGAACCAAGGTGGAATATAGTGGTTCGGTTACACGTAAAATTGTGGGTTTGCAGCCCCGCATGATGAGTATGGACGAATGGACGGATGGTGTGCTCCAAGCCCGCTTGAATGACGGCTATGGCGAAGACGACAACTGGGTGCGCTATGCCCGTTTGGCTAAAGCGATGAAGGGGAGTTGGATTAATCTGCATGGTGGAAATAATCCCGATGAAGATCCCATTCCGGGAGGATTCCGCGGTGTGGCCGACTTTGTGTTTCATGATATGAACTGGACTGATGTGCTGTGGGGGAACGCTACTTCTACCCAACATAACCTCAGCATAAGCGGAGGTTCGGAGAAATCGACCTACCGGCTCTCGCTTGGTTATTTGAATGACCAAGGGACGCTGCAATGGGGGAACAACTCGAACGAACGCTATAACGTACGTTTATTCAACAGCTTCAAGATAAACGACCGTATCAGCTTGGAAAGCAATATGTCAGCCAGTCGTCAGCATCAGGTGGCTCCTACACAGATTGGTAGTATATTAGGCAGTAGCATACCGCAGCCAGGGTTACCGGTTTCGACCATCGATGGCAAACCGTATGCGTGGGGAGGCATTCATACTCCCAACTGGTCGGCCGAGTTGGGAGGTGACAACAAACTTGTAGTGACCACTATGAATGTGAACGAGATTTTGAAAGTGAACATATTGGATGGCCTTGATTTTCAAGGTACTTTGGGGTACTCAACGAACAATGCGGCCCGTGACGAACAGTATCTTTCAATTGATTGGTATCAATACGATGGCACACCGATTCAAAACGAGAACTCTCCCTATCCTGCAAAAGAAAAATCATCGTATACTAAAAGCTCTGCACGTACCGATAATTACACGGCATCAGCTTTTCTCACTTATAAGAAATTATTTGATGAGGCTCACGACATATCGCTTATGGGAGGTGTGCAATATGACTATGCCGCTTACGATTATAGCGGTACCAAAGCAATGGACGTGGAAGCGGCAATCGAATCGCTTAACGGTAAAGGACAAATCTACATAGACAAGGTAGACCGTTGGGAGGAAGCTATTCTCTCTTATTTCGGTCGCTTGAATTACAACTATAAGTCAAGATATATGGTAGAAGTGAATGCTCGCTACGACGGCTCTTCGAAATTCTTGCCCAAGAATCGCTGGAACTTCTTCTGGGGCGCATCAGCCGGATGGCGTATCACTGAAGAGAAATTCATGGAGAACTTGCGTGACTATGTGAATGAACTGAAACTACGTGCCTCATATGGTGAGGTAGGTAACCAAAATGGTATCGGACGCTATGACGGCATCCAACTTTACAACTACAAATCGAACAGCGGTGCTTTGTTGGGCAACTCGAAAGGAACCTATGTGGAATCTGCCGGACTGGTGAGCACTGTGCGTACTTGGGAACGTATTTACAACTATAACTTGGGTATTGACTTCGGATTCTTCAACAATCGCTTTACGGGTACGTTCGAGATCTTTAAAAAGAAAAACGATAATATGTTGGTTTCGCGTCTGCATCCCGGTGTTCTGGGCGGAACTGCTCCCAGTACGAATAGTGGTAAGTTTGAAGCCAATGGTTACGATGTTAGTTTGACTTGGCATGATAAGATAGGCAGTTTCAACTACCATGTTGGCGGTACGTTAACCTATATGACCAATAAACTCGTTGATGGAGGTAACATCGTGGTGAGCGCAGGTTATAACGAAGCTGTGAATGGCTATCCGCTCAATTCGGTATTTGGCTACCGCTATGTGGGCAAGGTACAAAACCAAGACCAACTGGACTATTACGTGGACAAATATGTGGGCAGCAACTCTATCGCCCTGCCTGCCAACTTGCGTTTGGGCGACCACATGTATGAAGATGTGAACAAAGACGGTAAACTGACACAAGATGACCTTGTATTTCTCGGTTCCGACGACCCCAAATATTCGTTCTCGTTTAATTTCGGATGCGAGTGGAAAGGATTCGATTTCAATACCGTATTCCAAGGTGTGGGCAAGCGTACCATCTATCGTGAAATCGACTCTTGGAAAGTGCCTTTCAAGGCTATTTGGCTGAACACTACCAACCAGTCGGTGGGTAATGTATGGAGTCCTGAAACTCCCAATAACCATTTTCCTACTTATTCAAACAGTAATGACATCAATAATTACAACTACATTCCCTCTACCTGGTCGGCCGATAACGGAGCTTACCTGCGTCTCAAAGAGATTGTACTTGGTTACACATTGCCAAAGGCATGGATGAATAAGAGCGGTTTCATCAGCAACTTGCGTATTTATGTATCGGGCGCCGATTTATGGGAAAAATCGTATATCACCGATGGTTGGGATCCCGAAGCCACCCGTAAGGTGGAAAACAAGCAACGCTATCCGTTTAACCGCACCGTGACTTTCGGTGTGAATGCCACATTCTAA
- a CDS encoding RagB/SusD family nutrient uptake outer membrane protein, translated as MKKIVYILGIICAMTMQSCLDLEPKTQLADTNYWKSPEHFKLFATQFYGWSADFRWLDDSQHADIRSDLFAGSTVNIYSNGTNSIPSSDKHYADNYNRIRQVNTLLQQADAYEQQADIAISVGEARFFRAYCYFELLQAYGDLIIARTPLDIDSPEMQKARNPRTEVADFIIDDLKEAAKLLPVDKAISSSDEGRLSSEAALAFLSRVALYEGTWEKFHNGGQNTERTKDLLNTAAQAAHDVMAGGAFELFAPQELGTEAYKYLFILENEKSNPANINKTGNKEYIFTRRHDPVINSIGFNITQGRLGNALYVTRKMANMYLQSNGLPINPQTWNYTKVDDEYKNRDNRMNNQLMVPGQTYWGTNGGRIDWSGDAAEIANASHRNFMPQTGTGYFPHKWCSERDGVPTGMEAYDFPVIRYAEVLLNYAEAVFERDGQISDEDLAISLNLTRKRINPEMPDLTNDFVTANNLDMRTEIRRERTIEFFDENFRIDDLKRWKTAEDEMPMNLTGVKWKDTDFESRWPDASFKDKDGEGCIIHEKGRNWHEKHYLLPLPTDQLKLNSNLKQNPGWNQ; from the coding sequence ATGAAAAAAATAGTATATATTTTAGGAATTATTTGCGCCATGACCATGCAGTCGTGTTTAGACCTTGAGCCCAAGACGCAATTGGCGGATACCAACTATTGGAAGTCGCCCGAACACTTCAAACTTTTTGCCACCCAGTTCTATGGCTGGTCGGCCGACTTTCGATGGCTCGACGACAGTCAGCACGCCGATATTCGCTCGGATTTGTTTGCCGGCAGCACGGTGAACATCTATAGTAACGGAACGAACAGCATTCCGTCATCCGACAAGCATTATGCCGACAATTACAATCGTATTCGCCAAGTCAACACCTTGTTGCAACAGGCTGATGCGTATGAACAACAAGCCGACATTGCCATTTCAGTGGGGGAAGCCCGTTTCTTCCGTGCTTATTGTTACTTCGAGTTATTGCAGGCTTACGGTGACCTTATCATAGCCCGCACGCCGCTCGACATCGACTCGCCTGAGATGCAGAAGGCTCGCAATCCGCGTACCGAGGTGGCTGACTTCATCATTGACGACTTGAAAGAAGCCGCTAAACTATTGCCCGTTGATAAGGCTATCAGCAGCAGCGATGAAGGTCGCCTTTCCAGCGAAGCCGCTTTGGCGTTTCTTTCGCGTGTAGCCCTTTACGAAGGTACATGGGAGAAATTTCATAATGGCGGTCAAAATACCGAACGTACAAAAGATTTGCTCAATACCGCAGCACAGGCGGCTCATGATGTAATGGCGGGCGGAGCATTCGAGCTTTTTGCTCCTCAAGAATTGGGAACGGAAGCCTACAAGTATCTCTTTATCTTGGAGAATGAAAAGTCAAACCCTGCCAATATCAATAAAACAGGTAATAAAGAGTATATCTTTACCCGCCGCCACGACCCTGTTATCAATTCTATTGGTTTCAACATTACACAAGGGCGTTTGGGCAATGCCTTGTACGTTACTCGCAAAATGGCTAATATGTATCTGCAAAGCAATGGGTTACCCATCAATCCCCAAACGTGGAATTACACGAAAGTGGATGATGAATATAAAAATCGCGACAACCGCATGAACAATCAGCTTATGGTGCCCGGACAGACTTATTGGGGTACAAATGGCGGACGCATTGATTGGAGCGGCGATGCTGCCGAAATAGCCAATGCCTCGCATAGGAACTTCATGCCTCAAACCGGTACGGGCTACTTTCCCCACAAGTGGTGCAGCGAACGTGACGGAGTGCCCACCGGTATGGAAGCTTACGACTTCCCCGTCATCCGCTATGCCGAGGTGCTGCTGAACTATGCCGAAGCTGTGTTTGAACGCGATGGACAAATATCAGATGAAGACTTGGCTATCAGCTTGAACTTGACACGTAAACGCATTAACCCCGAAATGCCTGACTTGACTAACGACTTTGTCACGGCAAATAATTTGGATATGCGCACAGAGATTCGTCGTGAGCGTACCATCGAGTTTTTCGATGAGAATTTCCGCATTGATGATCTGAAGCGTTGGAAGACGGCCGAAGACGAAATGCCGATGAATCTCACCGGTGTGAAGTGGAAAGATACTGATTTTGAAAGCAGATGGCCCGATGCTTCTTTTAAAGACAAAGATGGTGAAGGCTGCATTATTCACGAAAAAGGACGCAACTGGCACGAAAAGCATTACTTGTTGCCGCTGCCCACTGACCAACTCAAGCTGAACTCCAACTTGAAACAAAATCCGGGTTGGAACCAATAA
- a CDS encoding Ig-like domain-containing protein produces the protein MTYKNILQKGAFATLLAGALVVTVSCNDDDVSPVLEERVLVKEINLEVTPELPLLIGTDTLIKYTVGPDEAFNKEVVWKSTVPDVATVDAEGRITAVKAGNTVISAKPVVGYSATSTINVKVVNEIIHITDISLTNEELEVFVTSTLPLIWQTTPVDPTYPGVIWKSLTPDKATVNEKGEVKGVAEGTARIQVTATDDKHFTKVFEIKVKPIIYIESMEFVKDTDKLALGETYTPQMNVTPADATLSYIAWESSKPDVVEIDEKGRFVAKAYGNAVITALADYGDGKPIKATMSINVSEGLMNDQFTIENIWQPFGNFNHREFEWMENDGVLRILPGDDKAYKAVRICRTGGFGFNVTNYPILAFKVKFPENVFEASTSIEWYLDIWGGSGITVAGKYGEDTDKGKNAMTVADCGEYKVFYADFTKKFLGKNQQYMPTALTKYDTVELQFWKIWYEASETGSIYVDWVKTFESEQELKDLIKAEKAE, from the coding sequence ATGACATACAAAAACATACTTCAAAAGGGTGCATTTGCAACACTGTTGGCGGGTGCCTTGGTGGTGACCGTTTCGTGCAACGATGACGATGTATCCCCCGTTTTAGAAGAGAGAGTGCTCGTTAAGGAAATCAACCTTGAGGTGACTCCCGAACTGCCTCTGCTGATAGGCACTGATACTTTGATAAAATATACCGTAGGCCCGGATGAGGCTTTCAACAAAGAGGTGGTATGGAAATCGACTGTGCCCGATGTGGCTACCGTAGATGCCGAAGGACGCATCACTGCAGTGAAGGCCGGTAATACGGTCATTTCGGCCAAACCGGTTGTAGGCTATTCTGCCACTTCGACCATCAATGTGAAGGTGGTAAACGAAATCATTCACATCACTGATATCAGTCTTACTAATGAAGAGCTTGAAGTGTTTGTTACCTCGACTCTGCCGCTCATTTGGCAGACTACTCCGGTCGATCCCACTTACCCCGGAGTGATTTGGAAAAGCCTTACTCCCGATAAAGCCACCGTCAATGAAAAAGGCGAGGTGAAAGGTGTGGCCGAAGGAACGGCACGCATACAAGTCACCGCTACTGACGACAAACATTTCACAAAAGTGTTTGAGATTAAGGTGAAGCCTATTATTTATATCGAAAGTATGGAATTCGTGAAGGATACCGATAAGCTGGCTTTAGGCGAAACCTATACTCCGCAGATGAATGTAACGCCGGCAGACGCTACGCTGTCGTACATCGCATGGGAAAGCAGCAAGCCCGATGTTGTAGAGATTGACGAAAAAGGCCGGTTTGTGGCGAAGGCTTACGGCAATGCCGTGATTACTGCTTTGGCAGACTATGGCGACGGTAAACCTATCAAAGCTACGATGAGTATCAATGTGAGTGAGGGATTGATGAACGACCAATTTACCATTGAGAACATCTGGCAACCATTCGGCAATTTCAATCATCGAGAATTTGAATGGATGGAGAACGACGGAGTACTTCGCATATTACCCGGTGACGATAAGGCTTACAAGGCTGTGCGCATTTGTCGTACCGGAGGATTTGGGTTCAACGTAACCAACTATCCCATCTTGGCCTTTAAAGTGAAATTCCCCGAAAATGTGTTCGAAGCATCAACAAGCATAGAGTGGTATCTCGACATTTGGGGTGGAAGCGGCATTACCGTAGCCGGTAAATATGGCGAAGATACCGATAAAGGAAAAAACGCCATGACTGTGGCAGATTGTGGCGAATACAAAGTATTCTACGCCGACTTTACGAAGAAATTCCTCGGCAAGAATCAACAGTATATGCCTACTGCATTGACGAAGTACGACACGGTGGAACTTCAATTTTGGAAAATATGGTATGAAGCCAGCGAAACTGGCAGTATCTATGTGGATTGGGTGAAGACCTTCGAATCGGAACAGGAACTGAAAGATTTGATTAAAGCTGAAAAAGCCGAATAA
- a CDS encoding alginate lyase family protein, with product MKNLIYTFVGSMALVLLTGCSAEFENGTPEPWQREINPNENYEYTIKHPCLVNTEADFERARRKVNEGAEPWISGWQKLCDSRFAQLNYNSNPQEEIVRHSKGGNFNTAAFDAGAAYQLALRWKISGDEDYAKAAIKILNGWAKTCKGVNYKTWPDDSHRLLAAGFIGYQFAAPAELMRDYEGWKTEDFEIFKKWIDKTFYPICDDFLDNHFNSSAIAGWMSWDLPAMLTILSIGVLNDDDAKIKQALEFFYHGKGMGCIEWSVRGMHEDPEGKVKGRHLAQSQEMGRDQGHATLNVGLHAYFCRTAYNMGIDLFAYNDNIVLDLCEYTAKYNLTSAEDVEMPFEPYYHPKYGWHEKVSAEAKGRARPGWELLYNHYAKVKGMNAPYSQAFAEKERPEGYGERGTAEAGDLGFGTLLYTEE from the coding sequence ATGAAAAATTTGATTTATACCTTCGTGGGCAGCATGGCACTTGTGTTGCTGACCGGCTGTAGTGCTGAGTTCGAGAACGGAACTCCCGAACCATGGCAACGCGAAATCAACCCCAATGAAAATTATGAGTACACCATCAAGCACCCTTGTCTGGTGAACACCGAAGCCGATTTTGAACGTGCACGCCGTAAAGTGAATGAAGGCGCCGAACCTTGGATTAGTGGTTGGCAAAAATTGTGCGACAGCCGATTTGCCCAACTGAATTATAACTCAAATCCGCAAGAAGAAATTGTGCGCCACTCAAAAGGCGGAAACTTCAATACGGCTGCTTTTGATGCCGGTGCCGCTTATCAGTTGGCTTTACGCTGGAAAATTTCGGGAGATGAAGATTATGCGAAAGCGGCTATTAAAATTCTGAACGGATGGGCTAAAACTTGTAAAGGGGTGAACTATAAAACGTGGCCTGACGACAGCCATCGCCTGCTTGCTGCCGGATTTATCGGTTACCAGTTTGCTGCTCCCGCTGAACTGATGCGCGACTACGAAGGCTGGAAAACCGAGGATTTCGAAATCTTCAAGAAATGGATAGATAAAACTTTCTATCCTATCTGCGACGATTTCTTAGATAACCACTTTAACTCTTCAGCCATTGCAGGTTGGATGAGTTGGGATCTGCCCGCCATGCTCACCATTCTTTCTATCGGCGTGCTGAATGATGACGATGCTAAGATTAAACAAGCCCTGGAGTTTTTCTACCACGGAAAAGGTATGGGCTGTATCGAGTGGTCGGTGAGAGGTATGCACGAAGACCCGGAAGGAAAAGTGAAAGGCAGACATTTGGCACAGAGCCAGGAGATGGGACGCGACCAGGGGCACGCCACTCTCAATGTCGGTTTGCACGCTTACTTCTGCCGTACGGCTTATAACATGGGTATCGACCTTTTTGCCTACAACGACAACATTGTTCTCGACCTCTGCGAATATACGGCTAAGTATAACTTGACTTCGGCTGAAGATGTAGAAATGCCTTTCGAACCTTACTATCACCCCAAATATGGTTGGCACGAGAAGGTGTCGGCCGAGGCTAAGGGGCGTGCCCGTCCGGGATGGGAACTCCTCTACAACCATTATGCCAAGGTGAAAGGTATGAATGCACCCTATTCTCAAGCCTTTGCCGAAAAGGAACGCCCCGAAGGATATGGTGAGCGTGGAACTGCTGAAGCCGGCGATTTGGGATTTGGGACATTATTATATACTGAAGAATAA